One window of Sphingomonas sp. KC8 genomic DNA carries:
- a CDS encoding DUF2274 domain-containing protein, protein MADLKLPRLPERTPVKLTISVSPDLPEALGCYAQLYAETYGQTESIADLVPYMLQGFLDSDRAFARSRQQPRQNR, encoded by the coding sequence ATGGCAGACTTAAAGCTACCCAGGCTACCCGAACGCACGCCCGTCAAGCTGACCATCAGTGTCTCGCCCGACCTACCGGAAGCGCTCGGTTGCTATGCGCAGCTCTATGCCGAGACCTATGGCCAGACCGAATCCATCGCGGATCTCGTGCCCTATATGCTCCAGGGCTTTCTCGATAGCGACCGGGCGTTCGCACGTTCCCGGCAACAGCCGCGCCAAAATCGATAA
- a CDS encoding helix-turn-helix transcriptional regulator, protein MPLPTDNFIRIRRVIERTGLSRATIYRKVRNDTFPKPRQLGANCVGWYESEVDSWIVDPR, encoded by the coding sequence ATGCCGCTGCCCACCGACAACTTCATCCGCATCAGGCGGGTCATTGAACGAACCGGCCTCAGCCGTGCGACGATCTACCGAAAGGTACGCAACGACACTTTTCCGAAGCCGCGTCAGCTCGGCGCCAACTGCGTCGGATGGTATGAATCCGAAGTGGATAGCTGGATCGTCGACCCGCGCTAG
- a CDS encoding tyrosine-type recombinase/integrase, with product MLTELQARKAQGREKDYKLGDSGGLYLFVTTKGVKSWRLKYRFAGREKRLVFGQYPEISLSEARDLRDEARQQVREFQDPAVEKRKRKLASAAAAMETFEKLGRAWHELQKSRWAPVHADDVITSLENDVFPDLGKLPIPAIDGPVILATLRKVEARGSIETARRLRQRISAIFGFAVSEGIATHDPAAGIVKALKPMPKKGRQPAIIQLDEVRKVLVAAEASGATPVVKLASRLLALTAVRPGIIRGVSWDEFEEVDWNRAELAPEAKPLWRIPAARMKLILDRKDEDAFEHLVPLSTHAVDVLRAMRQITGRNRLVFPSQRHAHRPMSENAIGYLYNRVGYHGRHVPHGWRATFSTIMNEKAEREARASGQKALSELDAKVIDLMLAHLPKNKVESAYNRAAFMERRFEIAQEWADMLSAGLAAPMVLLDGKRR from the coding sequence ATGCTCACTGAGTTGCAGGCCAGAAAAGCGCAGGGTCGCGAGAAGGATTACAAGCTCGGAGATTCGGGCGGCTTGTACCTCTTCGTCACAACCAAAGGCGTGAAATCCTGGCGTCTCAAATATCGCTTTGCTGGACGCGAAAAGCGGCTGGTGTTCGGTCAATATCCCGAAATCTCGCTGAGCGAAGCTCGCGACCTTCGTGACGAAGCGCGTCAGCAGGTACGCGAATTTCAGGACCCGGCGGTCGAAAAGCGCAAACGCAAGCTTGCCAGCGCGGCGGCGGCAATGGAGACATTCGAGAAACTGGGGCGTGCGTGGCACGAACTGCAGAAATCCCGCTGGGCGCCCGTCCATGCCGACGATGTGATCACCAGCCTTGAGAATGATGTTTTTCCTGATCTTGGCAAGCTGCCGATACCCGCGATTGACGGCCCAGTCATTCTTGCGACCCTGCGCAAGGTGGAGGCACGCGGTTCGATCGAGACCGCGCGACGCCTGCGCCAGCGCATTTCTGCGATCTTTGGCTTTGCCGTATCCGAGGGGATCGCAACGCACGATCCGGCAGCAGGCATCGTCAAGGCGCTCAAGCCCATGCCGAAAAAGGGACGGCAGCCTGCGATCATCCAGCTCGACGAGGTCCGCAAGGTGCTGGTTGCCGCTGAAGCATCGGGTGCCACACCGGTGGTGAAGCTCGCGTCTCGCCTCCTCGCATTGACGGCTGTTCGCCCCGGCATAATCCGGGGCGTCTCCTGGGACGAGTTCGAGGAAGTGGACTGGAATCGTGCCGAGCTGGCGCCCGAGGCAAAACCGCTATGGCGCATCCCGGCCGCGCGCATGAAGCTCATTCTTGATCGCAAGGATGAGGATGCCTTCGAGCATCTGGTGCCCCTTTCTACCCATGCGGTCGACGTGCTGCGTGCGATGCGTCAGATTACTGGCCGCAACCGCCTGGTATTTCCCTCGCAGCGCCACGCGCATCGGCCAATGAGCGAGAACGCGATCGGCTATCTCTACAACCGTGTGGGCTATCATGGTCGGCATGTGCCGCATGGCTGGCGCGCGACATTTTCCACGATCATGAACGAGAAGGCGGAACGGGAGGCGCGCGCGAGCGGACAAAAGGCACTCTCTGAGCTGGACGCCAAGGTGATCGACCTGATGCTGGCGCACCTTCCCAAGAACAAGGTAGAGAGCGCCTACAACCGCGCCGCCTTCATGGAACGTCGTTTCGAGATCGCGCAGGAATGGGCGGATATGCTGAGTGCCGGGCTCGCCGCGCCGATGGTCCTGCTCGATGGCAAGCGTCGCTAG